From Pigmentibacter ruber, a single genomic window includes:
- a CDS encoding sigma-54-dependent transcriptional regulator: MLYDELSILIVEDNKEELEKYMAFAQGCGLHSFGATNLEDAKNSLAINGFDILLTDIHLKNLKDHNIEDSGFDLIEYALESQPQLTVLAMSHDLDKTIFDKAIKLGVTHFLRKPIYNSDEILIYIKLALQKKHSTNLTQQEKVNGNKFLDNNPYFKIYKNGIIVSNKHDKFLSGVAKNKKIPLVLYGETGTGKEEFAKILHKKRVELEGMIPFVTVNCALLDNDLTSSLLFGHKKGAFTGANETTNGYVAAADGGILFLDEIHTLDLTTQRKLLRVLNDGSYNRVGDMRMIHSYFQLVVATTKDLDEEVEEGRMLADFKYRISGAEIVLDPLRDRLEDIPLFISVFFKRENIEVSDDLILQISRMCQKCLWKGNIRQLFRVLQRMLINSQLHEEELNINHLVIPHKEPMTFKFEQLKSPSLQNPNLDSFPKESISDDLAVIKMLEKALQTDSPLNEIIDEIEKHILIKAMKRHDSIAKAHLALGISRNAIDAKRKKYKI; this comes from the coding sequence ATGCTTTATGATGAACTAAGTATTTTAATTGTAGAAGACAATAAAGAAGAGCTTGAGAAATATATGGCTTTTGCTCAGGGCTGTGGTTTGCATTCTTTTGGTGCTACTAACTTAGAGGACGCAAAAAATTCTTTAGCGATTAATGGATTCGACATCTTATTAACTGACATTCATTTAAAGAATTTAAAAGATCATAATATTGAAGATTCTGGTTTTGATTTAATTGAATATGCTTTAGAGTCACAGCCTCAACTTACTGTGTTAGCTATGTCACATGATTTAGATAAAACAATTTTTGATAAAGCTATTAAATTAGGTGTTACTCATTTTTTGAGAAAACCTATTTATAATTCAGATGAAATACTTATTTATATTAAACTTGCTTTACAAAAAAAGCATTCCACTAATTTAACTCAGCAAGAAAAAGTAAATGGCAATAAATTTCTTGATAATAATCCATATTTTAAAATTTATAAAAATGGAATAATTGTTTCAAATAAACACGATAAATTTTTAAGTGGAGTGGCAAAAAATAAAAAAATTCCATTAGTATTATATGGTGAAACAGGTACTGGTAAAGAAGAATTTGCAAAAATATTACATAAAAAAAGAGTAGAGTTAGAAGGAATGATTCCATTTGTCACAGTAAATTGTGCCTTACTTGATAATGATTTAACATCCTCACTTTTGTTTGGTCATAAAAAAGGAGCTTTTACAGGTGCGAATGAAACTACAAATGGTTATGTTGCAGCTGCAGATGGCGGCATTTTATTTTTAGATGAAATTCATACATTAGATCTCACTACACAAAGAAAACTATTACGAGTTTTGAATGATGGAAGTTACAATAGAGTTGGTGACATGCGCATGATCCATTCTTATTTTCAACTTGTTGTAGCAACTACGAAAGATTTGGATGAAGAAGTCGAAGAAGGAAGAATGCTTGCAGACTTTAAGTATAGAATTAGTGGCGCAGAAATAGTTCTTGATCCTCTTAGGGACAGACTTGAAGACATTCCTTTGTTTATTAGTGTATTTTTTAAACGTGAAAATATAGAAGTTTCCGATGATCTTATTTTGCAAATTAGTAGAATGTGTCAAAAATGTCTTTGGAAAGGTAATATTAGGCAGCTTTTTAGAGTTCTTCAAAGAATGCTTATTAATTCTCAATTGCATGAGGAAGAGCTCAATATAAATCATTTGGTGATTCCACATAAAGAACCTATGACTTTTAAATTTGAGCAATTAAAGTCACCTTCTTTGCAGAATCCTAATTTAGACTCTTTTCCAAAAGAATCTATAAGTGATGACTTAGCTGTTATCAAAATGCTTGAAAAAGCATTGCAAACTGATTCGCCTTTAAATGAAATTATAGATGAAATAGAAAAGCATATATTGATTAAAGCTATGAAAAGACATGATAGTATTGCTAAGGCGCATTTGGCTTTAGGTATTAGCAGGAATGCTATCGACGCAAAAAGAAAAAAATATAAAATATAA
- a CDS encoding cytochrome c-type biogenesis CcmF C-terminal domain-containing protein — protein sequence MIEVGYFSFCLAFLFSIYGLLMGGYSLFKPNIAVISSARNALICVFFCVLFSSLILWNAIFFHDFSVKYVYKHSSIDMPPLYLFTSFWSALEGSHLLWTLLMSAIVTLSLVTVKKENNSYFPALCLAYGCSLFFMLFLNVTYSAPLERLFPAGKFGEGMNALLQNPYMAIHPPMLFTGYCLLIVPFAYSFAALIYGKFSPQWISTVRTWSLYSWAVLTIAIFLGGKWAYVELGWGGYWGWDPVENSSFMPWLALTAGLHTLLITDKTGRLPRLLLFLNMLAFALTFLGTFITRSGVISSVHSFAESEIGPAYLIWVVFLLTLTTGLVLLRGYLLPGAAKANDWRVSKESALLFTIFFFLFLLALVFIGTILPLVVEATRGIKISIQQPFFNAFAPWIGFGLVLLLGIGNLFRWKNGKIPNPIYCLLLPFILAGALTYFIKLEHALDFKNTIAFQIIIWTSLVLIMDLIYKLKALRWNTKLFIIYNRPYLGSIIIHLGFLCAIAGFIGNYRGVSAEVNLKLHESTEFNGYILKNEGLGYNREYNAQYVINKIKAVKQDSKEEVFILPMRSKFTNNEQWFNEIGIHSTIWHDLYIVLASFDINSQSVSLKINWNPTVKLVWTSLLIMILGAAIAVSHKIRKRSLEIDENGTIKDTNVDDYLALILSSNNSKSSSKISSSMLIIFIISLFSFGLSGSVFAQSEPKLVPVLQLDPKLVDVAQELRCPTCIGMSVLESDTLQSVAMRTEIEKQLTEGKNKEQIIDYFKKAYGPWILREPDSKSSLGFLIWLIPVLGIILGPLFIIFCLKRARNKMHIENEKLLQEIKKFVKIKKEEIGKC from the coding sequence ATGATTGAAGTTGGCTATTTTTCTTTTTGCCTTGCTTTTTTATTTTCTATTTATGGTTTGCTAATGGGTGGTTATTCATTATTTAAACCAAATATTGCTGTTATTTCAAGTGCGAGAAATGCATTAATATGTGTATTTTTTTGTGTTTTATTTTCTTCTTTAATCCTTTGGAACGCTATATTTTTTCATGATTTTTCAGTTAAATATGTTTATAAACATTCTTCCATTGATATGCCGCCTTTGTATTTGTTTACTTCATTCTGGAGTGCTCTTGAAGGCAGCCATTTACTCTGGACTCTTTTAATGAGCGCAATTGTTACTTTATCTCTTGTAACTGTGAAAAAAGAAAATAATTCTTATTTTCCTGCGCTATGTTTAGCATATGGTTGTTCCTTATTTTTTATGTTATTTTTGAATGTTACTTACTCAGCTCCCCTAGAAAGATTATTTCCTGCTGGAAAATTTGGCGAAGGGATGAATGCTCTTCTCCAGAACCCATATATGGCTATTCACCCACCAATGCTTTTTACGGGGTATTGTTTATTAATCGTGCCATTTGCTTATTCATTTGCAGCTTTAATTTATGGAAAATTTTCACCGCAGTGGATTTCAACAGTTAGAACCTGGAGCCTATATAGTTGGGCGGTTTTAACAATTGCAATTTTTTTGGGAGGAAAATGGGCCTATGTAGAATTAGGTTGGGGTGGTTACTGGGGATGGGATCCTGTTGAAAACAGTTCTTTTATGCCTTGGTTAGCACTGACAGCGGGTTTACATACCCTTCTTATTACCGATAAAACGGGTAGATTACCAAGATTACTACTATTTTTGAATATGTTAGCTTTTGCTTTAACATTTTTAGGTACCTTTATTACTCGATCTGGTGTTATCAGTAGTGTTCATTCTTTTGCTGAAAGTGAAATTGGTCCCGCTTATCTTATATGGGTTGTCTTTTTGTTAACTTTAACCACAGGTCTTGTTTTACTGAGAGGTTATCTGTTACCTGGTGCTGCAAAAGCAAATGATTGGCGTGTATCTAAAGAAAGTGCCTTGCTTTTTACCATATTCTTTTTTCTCTTTCTCCTAGCTTTGGTCTTTATTGGGACTATTTTACCTTTAGTGGTAGAGGCAACGCGTGGTATAAAAATATCTATACAACAGCCATTTTTTAATGCGTTTGCTCCTTGGATTGGTTTTGGTTTAGTACTGTTATTAGGAATTGGGAATTTATTTCGTTGGAAAAATGGGAAAATTCCAAATCCAATCTATTGTTTATTGTTACCATTTATTTTGGCAGGTGCTTTAACATATTTCATTAAATTAGAACATGCATTGGATTTTAAAAACACAATTGCCTTTCAAATTATAATTTGGACATCTTTAGTACTAATAATGGATTTAATTTATAAATTAAAAGCTTTAAGGTGGAACACTAAATTATTTATTATTTATAACAGACCTTATCTTGGATCTATTATTATTCATTTAGGATTTTTATGTGCAATTGCTGGTTTTATTGGTAACTACCGAGGTGTATCAGCTGAAGTAAATTTAAAATTACATGAATCAACAGAATTCAATGGATATATTTTAAAAAATGAAGGATTGGGATATAACCGTGAGTATAATGCGCAGTACGTCATAAATAAAATAAAAGCTGTTAAACAAGATTCAAAAGAAGAAGTTTTCATTTTACCTATGCGGAGTAAATTTACAAATAATGAACAGTGGTTTAATGAAATAGGAATTCATTCTACAATTTGGCATGATCTTTATATTGTTTTGGCATCTTTTGATATTAATTCTCAATCTGTGTCTTTAAAAATTAATTGGAATCCTACTGTAAAATTAGTATGGACAAGTTTATTAATTATGATACTTGGAGCTGCCATTGCTGTTTCACACAAAATTAGAAAAAGATCATTAGAAATTGATGAAAATGGAACTATAAAAGATACTAATGTTGACGATTATTTAGCTTTAATTTTATCTAGTAATAATAGCAAATCTTCTTCTAAAATAAGTTCTAGTATGTTAATAATTTTTATTATTTCGCTATTTTCTTTTGGATTGTCAGGATCGGTTTTCGCTCAATCTGAGCCTAAATTAGTTCCTGTTTTGCAGCTAGATCCAAAACTAGTAGATGTAGCACAAGAGTTAAGATGTCCAACTTGTATAGGAATGAGTGTACTAGAAAGTGATACTTTGCAAAGTGTTGCAATGCGCACTGAAATTGAAAAGCAATTAACGGAAGGCAAAAATAAAGAGCAAATTATTGACTACTTCAAAAAAGCTTATGGCCCATGGATTTTAAGAGAACCAGATTCAAAATCTTCTTTAGGGTTTCTTATTTGGTTAATTCCTGTATTAGGAATTATTTTAGGTCCATTATTTATTATTTTTTGTCTAAAAAGAGCAAGAAATAAGATGCATATAGAAAACGAGAAATTATTGCAAGAAATTAAAAAGTTTGTGAAAATAAAAAAGGAAGAAATTGGAAAATGTTGA
- a CDS encoding coproporphyrinogen III oxidase, whose product MSALLRGKEFLENNPILQLDQLLSHSLSDSNKTDPIWEFFPAEKSESVCFPAEFIHLLIYVRNLNKLLFNSLEGEELCTIKSWDARKHNPTRNLDGGGVMSIIRANHLEKSAVNLSCVWGENYPSTESEYANKPFAAAGVSLISHPRNPFAPIMHMNIRCLKVFDKDNPVTWIGGGADLTPMLPFDDDTNLFHSAMSDVCERNKQIADYPKFKNWAKDYFYIPHRKEERGVGGIFFDYLKIKNNMDFSLLLDVGQFAARAYAEILGRRLDTPYDQELIEKHHFWRGRYAEFNLVYDRGTKFGLMSGGNYEAIFCSLPPQVKW is encoded by the coding sequence ATGAGTGCTTTGCTTCGTGGTAAAGAGTTTTTAGAAAATAATCCAATTCTTCAACTCGATCAACTCTTATCCCATTCTCTATCAGATTCTAATAAAACTGATCCTATATGGGAGTTTTTTCCCGCAGAAAAAAGTGAATCGGTTTGCTTTCCAGCTGAGTTTATTCATTTACTAATATACGTTCGAAATCTAAATAAATTGCTGTTCAATTCTCTTGAAGGTGAAGAGCTTTGCACAATTAAATCTTGGGATGCTAGAAAACATAATCCAACTAGAAATCTTGATGGTGGTGGAGTTATGTCTATAATTAGAGCCAATCATCTTGAAAAATCAGCAGTGAATTTAAGCTGTGTTTGGGGAGAAAATTATCCTTCAACAGAATCCGAGTATGCAAATAAGCCCTTTGCGGCAGCTGGCGTGTCTCTAATCTCTCATCCTAGAAATCCTTTTGCTCCTATTATGCATATGAATATTAGGTGCTTAAAGGTTTTTGACAAGGACAATCCTGTGACTTGGATTGGTGGAGGAGCGGATTTAACTCCAATGTTACCTTTTGATGATGATACAAATTTATTTCATTCTGCAATGTCTGATGTGTGTGAAAGAAATAAACAGATAGCAGATTATCCAAAGTTCAAAAATTGGGCTAAGGACTATTTCTATATTCCACATAGAAAAGAAGAACGTGGTGTAGGGGGAATATTTTTTGATTATTTAAAAATTAAAAATAATATGGATTTTTCTCTGTTACTTGATGTTGGGCAATTTGCTGCTAGGGCTTACGCTGAAATACTGGGAAGAAGATTAGATACCCCCTATGATCAAGAGCTTATTGAGAAACATCACTTTTGGCGCGGAAGGTATGCAGAATTTAATTTAGTGTATGATCGTGGAACAAAATTTGGACTTATGTCAGGTGGAAATTATGAAGCAATTTTTTGTTCACTACCACCTCAAGTAAAGTGGTGA